In Granulicella mallensis MP5ACTX8, the sequence GTGGATTCGAACAGCCGTCAGATGGAATGCTGCGCATTGCCGGAACACCGATAGAGCTTTCTCTGCAAGAGATATTTGCAGAGCTGGATGAGTTCTAAACCAGCGTCTCTTGCAACCACTCCACCTGAATCGGCACAAGCTTCGGCTGGAAGCCTTCAAGCGAAAGCAGCCACCGCATCACACCAGTCTCGTCTGCCTCGACCTGCTTGAATCCGAGCGAACCGTATAGCTCGCGCACCATGCTGTTCTTTTCCGTCGGACGATAAGCCCCTACCAGCCGCTTCATTCCATGCGCTGCGCAGGTTTCAGCCAGCACGTTCAGGCAGGCCTCTTCCACCTTGCGGCCCAGGACGCGGCAGCTCATCAACCACGTCTCGATCATCGCCTCGCCAGAAGGACACAGCCTCGCCATCAGTACAGCGATGATTCCGTTGTCGCCAAAGCGATCGGTAAGCCGTACCTGCAGGGTGACGTAATGAGGATCGTCCATCCGCTCCGCGACCTCGGCCTCGGTGAGCCGCTGCGTCATCAGGTTGAACTGGTTGGTCTTGTTGATGAGTTGCGTAATGCGCGCCAGCCCCATGCCGTCGAAGGGCTTCGCGGTCAGGGTCATATTCAACGACTCAAGATAGCTGTTGATATCTGTCACCGTCTCACGGAGCTGTTCGCGCTCGACGTTGGCCTGATAGAGCTTGCAACGGGCGCGATCCTCATCCGTGGTCCGCAGTCCCTCGAAGTAGCCCGCCGCGGCGAGCGCCGCCGCATACCCCGCGGGGTCTTCAGGCAACTCCGGGACGGCGACCATCGGCAGTTCGCGACGGACAAAGCCGCGCTCTACCGGATTGTCGTCGACGAAGACCAGCGCATCCAGCCCGATATTCAACTGCTTCGCGATGCTCCGCAGGTTCGTCACCTTATCCTCCCAGTTCGCCATGAAACAGACGATGTCCTCGGAGCGCAGAACCATCTCAGGATGGCTCTCGAAGGGTTCTACAGCGTTCGCATGATCGTTCTTGGAGCACACCGCAAGGATCACGCCGCGGAGGCTAAGCCCCTTTGCATACTGCTGGAACTCGACGAAGGCCTCACCCTGCCCGCTGCCCTGTCCCAGCACGATGCCGTTCAGGCCATCGTCGCCGATCACCCCACCCCACAGGGTGTTGTCGAGATCGAGCACCAAGCACTTGGCGGAGCGTCCGCGAGCCGCCGCTACCAGCCGCGCTACCTGCTCGCCATACATCTCCGCCGCAGTCGGGTGGACTTCGTGCTTGGAGTGGTGCCACATGCCGGGGTCGTACCAGGCGGCAAGGCCGTCCGCCGCCACAAGCCGGTCGAGCGCCAGCAGCTCGACGCCAGCCTCAGCAGCCGCCGGGCGCAGCGATTCATTGATACACGAGAGAATCGCCGCCGGAGATTGCGGCAGCCGCTCCTCGTTATTGCCCATCAGGTTGGGAAAGACCGGCATGGCGGTCTGCTGCAGCACCTGGCAGGCAAAGCTCTCTTTAGCCTGTCGCCAGCAGCACTGCATCGTTTCAAGCGCCGTCCTGGCGCACTGCAAACCTGCAAGATGCCGCGCGTCGAAGGCGAAGAGAACAACCTCAGGACGGAACTGGTGCAGGCCTGAAGCCGTGTCCACCAGCTCCTGCGGGTACATGCCGTAGGGGGTTTCGTAGATCTCGATATTCAGCCTGCGCCGCAGACCGGCAACGCGAATTCCCGGAACCAGTTGCGCCGTCGTCGCCGAGCCGAGGATCGCCAGACGGACGCGCTCGAACCCAGGCAGTTCGCCGTCGCCGCAGGCCAGGAGCCGCTGCACCGTGCGGTCCAGCCGTACGACCTGCGAGAACTCCATCCGGCTGCCGGCCAACTCACCGATCCGCGCGGCTTGATCGGTTGGAGGCAGAATCTTTGCGGCGCGCAGTTGCGCGTCCCAATCCTCGCGCAGCGGTAGCCAGTTCAATTGCATTCGATGGACAGTCTCCATTGATTCCCCAGCCCGAAGGCCGAGGGGCGCATTGTTTCGATTGTATCGGTCTCAACGCGGGAGATGCATCCTGGGGGGATGTCTTTGCTTTGACTGTCTCTTGTCTTAACTGTTGCCTTTGTTCTTGTTTTTCTGGTTGTCATTCCGAGCGTAGCGAGTGAACCTGCTGTCTCCCGTTCTTTGCTCATGCCGCCACAAAATGCTATGCGGTAGTCCAAACACTGCCCGTTCAGCCTGCATGCTTCTGAAGGTAGTACAAGCGAAAACCGGGAGACAGCAGGTTCACTCGCTACGCTCGGAATGACAACTAGAAAAGCAAAAGCAAGAACAAAAAATCCCCTGCCTTTCGCTAAGTCCCTACTCCCCCATCAACTTCCGCGTCAGGTAGGTATACGTCAGGGCCCAGGTCTTGGCCTGCTCCTTGAGGTCCGCACCCGCCGCATGGCCGCCTTCGATGATCTCGTCGTAGAAGAACGGCTCGTGATACTCCTCCATCTTCGCGGCGAACTTGCGGGCATGCTGTGGACCTACACGATCGTCCTTGGTGGTGGTGAAGATCAGCGGCTCGGGATACTTCACATCCGGCTTGAGCTGGTTGTACGGCGAGATCGATGCCAGGAACGTGCGCTGCTCCGGAATCGAAACCGAACCGTACTCGCCCACCCAGCTTGCGCCGGCGGCGATCTGCTCGAAGCGCAGCATATCGAGCAAAGGCACCTGGATGACGACTGCGTTCCAGAGGTCCGGATGCTGCGTCATCTCGACGCCCATCAGCAGACCGCCATTCGATCCGCCCATGATGCCCAGGTGCTTCGGTGAGGTGATCTTGCGGGCGATCAGGTCTTCGCCAACTGCCGCAAAGTCGTCATAGATGCGCTGACGATGTGTCTTGAGGCCAGCCTCGTGCCACGCCGGGCCGAACTCGCCGCCGCCGCGGATGTTCGCCAGCACAAAGACGCCGCCGTTCTCCAGCCACAGCTTGCCGATGTTCGCCGAGTACGAGGGCGTCTCGGCAACCTCAAACCCGCCATAAGCATTCAGCAATGTTGCGTTGGAGCCGTCGTACTTGAGGTCCTTGCGGTGCACGACAAAGTACGGCACCTTCGTTCCGTCCTTCGAGGTCGCCTCCAGTTGCTCGACCACATCCTTCGACGCATCAAAACGCGCCGGCTCAGTCTTCTGCAGCTTCAGCGAAGTCGTGGCCGCATCGCCCAGCCATAATGACGAGGGCGTCAGGAAGCCCGTGATGGAGAGGAAGAACGTATCGTCGCTCTCATTGGTGGTTATGACGCCGACCGTCGAGTTCTCCGGCACCGGCAAGCTCTTCTTCGTCCAGCCGTTTGCAGTGGGAGTGTAGATATAAGCCTTGCCCTGTACGTGATTGAGCGTGGTGAGCAGCAGGCGGGTTTTTGTCGTATCGACACCCTGCAGGAACTCCTGCGCCGTCGGCTCAAAGACGACGGTCGGCTTCAGATGCGCGGGGTCCTTCACCACCTCCGCCAGGTTCATCTCAAGCAGTGATCCCTGCCTGAAGCTCTTCGACTGGCCCGCGGGCGTCCAGTCTTCATTGATAGAAAGCAGCACGCGGCCGTCGATCATTCCGGAGAGATTGGCCTTTAGCGGAATCGACAACTGCTTCAGCCCCTGCGGAGTCTGGACGAAGCTCTGCGACTCGAAGAAGCTGACGCCACGCGTAAACACCGTCAGCGAGTGGCCCTTTGTATCGTGGAGGGTATAGGCTCCGGCGCTGATATCCGACTCCTGCCCGCGGAAGACCTCTTTCGCGGTGTCGAGCGGCGTGCCGCGCTTCCACTCTTTCACTACAAACGGGTAGCCCGACTTGGTCATCGTGCCCGGGCCCCAGTCGCGCGCGATCAACAGCGTGTCTTTGTCCAGCCAGCTGGCGCTCTGTTTGCTGTGCGGCAGCGTGAAGCCGCCTTCTACGAACTTGCCGGTCTTCAGATCGAACTCGCGCATCGTGTCTGCGTCTTCGCCACCGGCGGAGAGCCCGACCAGGCAGTAGTGGTCGCCCGGATAGAGGCAGTCCAGGCCATGCGAAACCCACTTGACGCTGTCCTGCTTGCCCAGCGCGTCATAGTCGATCACGGTCTGCCACTTCGGCTGCAGGGTGAGATAGTCGGAGAGGCTGGTCTTGCGGAAGATTCCGTTGACGTGTTCCGCATCGCGCCAGAAGTTGTAGACATCGCCCCCGCGAAGATCGGGGTACGGCAGACGATCCGGCGCCTGCGACAGCTTCAGGGCCTCCTCGTGATACGCCGCGAAGTGCGGGTCGTTCTCGAGCACCTTGGCTGTGCGCTCGTTCTCGTCCTTCACCCAGTTCATAGAACGGTCGCTCGACACGTCTTCCAGCCACACGTACTTATCTGTATCCGTACTATCGGACGGTCCCTGTTGCGCGAGCATGCGCGCTCCACTGCCTAAAACCAGCATGGCCGTCAGCACAACGGCCGATCTTCTCACTCGTTCCCGCATGTCCACTCCTGTTTCGCCATTTATAGCGCGTACCGATACTCTAACGCCCAACAGACGAAACAGGATACAAATGATTTTGCTCTCGCAGTTGCACCTGGCTGATCCGAGGCAATTCGCTCATCCCCAAAGCCTTGACGCAAAGAACGCTAAGAAAAGAGCCAAGTTTCGCCACGGTTGCCGTAGCGAAACTTGGCTTTCTTTGCGTCGAGGCTTTTGCTTTTATGCAACGCGTTAGAAGATCTGGAAGTTGACCTCGACATTCATCTCCACCCTGACCGGCTTGCCGTTCTGCATTGCTGGCTTGAACCTGTACTCGCGAACAGCTTCGACAGCCTTCTCATCCAGCCCCATACCTACGCCCCGGGCCACGCGAACATGCGACGGATCGCCCTGTTCGTCGACGATGAGATAGACCACCACATTGCCGGAGAACTTCGCCTTGCGGGCCTCTTCGGAGAACTGTGGATCTACCTCGTGGATCAGCAGCGGTGCATGCACCGAGCCGCCGACCCGCATGACTCCTCCACCGGTATTCCCTCCCGAGCCCAGCCCGACCCCGTCCCCGACACCCGACCCTATGCCGGTCCCGGTTCCATTGCCCATGGAAAAACCTTTGAGCGAAGAGGTCGGCACACCGATATTGGGCATCGTGTTGGTGGCCATCTTCAGGTCGGGTTGAACGACGACGCTCGGCTCAACCGCCAGCTTCGGCGCGGCAGTCGGTGGGGCCTTCGGAGGCAGAAACTGCTGCTGTGCGAGCTTCGGTAGATGCCCCTGAGTAACCGGCGCAAGATCATGCTGGCCTCCGCCACCGCCGATGCTGACCCGCTTCGGCGCAACCAGCGGTGGGGGTACTGTCAGCGTCGCCATCACTTTTACCTTCGGCTGAGCGGTCTGCATATGCTGCGATACCACCGTGAAGATTGCCAGGATCGCCGCTGCATGCGCCCCGACAGCTACCCACAGGGAAGCCGCACTGCGCTGTGTGACAACGCGTTCGTCGAAAGCGAACGGACGCGCGGTCTCTTGCTGCGCCAGCCTCGCCAGCAGTCTTTGTTCCAGCCCTCCGGGGGCGGTCGCCGTAACGCGATCGCGCAGAACATGCTGCAGCAGCGTGTCAAACTCTCCGAACTCCTGGATTGCAATCACTTCGCTCATCACCGTCTCCTTGTTCCTGCTACTGCCTGACTTCTCTCTTCAAACCGCTCCCGGAACTGCTCTCGCAGAGCGGCCCTGGCCCGCATCAGTCGCGTCCGTACCGTGCCTTCGGGTAGCCCCAGCATCAGGCCAACCTCCTTCGAACTCAGCTCTTCCATCGCGGTGAGCAGCAGCGGCTCACGCAGTTCCAGCGGCAGATCTTCGATGAGCTCATGCAACAACGCATGCTCATCGCTCTCCGCTGCCGCCGACTCCGGCGATGGCCGCACATCCTGCAATCGCAGCTCGGCGTCTTCGTCCTCAACTCCGACAGAGCGCATTCGTACTCGATCCAGCGCCGACCGCCAGACCACCCTCGCCAGGAATGCCCGCTCGTCCTCCATCCCCCGCCAGGACTCGCCGCGATACAGCTTGAGCAGCGCGTCCTGCACGGCGTCTTCCGCATCCTGCGGATGGCGCAGAAGGCTATAAGCGACGCGGTAAAGGAAGCGTGCGTGCTCGGCGACGATCCGCGCAAAGGCGGCCTCGCGTGATTCTTGGGGGACTGTCATGGTCTTCGGCTGCATCCTGTCCCTTCACTATCCAAGACCGGGCAAACCGCAAAACCGTTCACTGTTTTCGAAGTATTTTTGGGCGGAGGTTTGTTGAGCAAATATGAAAAGCCCCGAAGGGTGGTTTAATCAAAGCCCAAGGCGATGACCTAAAGCGCGCCACAAACATTTGCATTGCGCTCTGCTCCGAGGATGAAACCCTGGGTTACAGGGGAAGGAAAAGGTGTAGCCCTGAAAGGGCGCGTCCTATATTTTTCCCCTCCTACAGGAACGTCATCCTGAGCGTAGCGCCTCGCGTTTTTTGCGAGGTGCGGAGTCGAAGGACCCCGAGGGGCTTTTATCTCGCCGAGAAGGTTAGGAGCTTTTCCAGTGCGAACGTCCAGGCTCGGGCGCTCGAGGTAGAAAAGCTCCAAAGGGCATAGGTTAGATGGCAACCCTCGGGGTCCTTCGACTCCGCGTCCCCAAAGGCCGGGACGCTCCGCTCAGGATGACGATTCTGGGGGAAACGAAAAAAGGCTATGCGCGCAGCGAGTTTGGTTTCGGTCTGAAATCGGTTTCCAATTCGCCAGACACTACTTACCCCCGGATAGATCGCCCTCTCGGCTGGTCTCTGTGCCTAATGAGCCTCAAGCTCAATCTTGCCCACGATCTTCGGTGGGCGCTTCAGGAAGAACACCAACGGCAGCATGGCGGCCAGCAGATATCCAAACATGCGGTACTGATCCATATAAGCCAGCAACGAAGCCTGCCGATGCACCTGCGCATACAGCAGCGCCAGCCCCGCATAGGCCTGGTCCGAGGCTGAACCTCTCTGTACCGCCCCCATCGCATGCGAGGCCTGCATCGCCAGCGTATTGCTCGTCGTCAGATTCGCCGCGAGATAGGTCTGGTGCGTCTGCTGGGCGCGCTGCAGGAAGGTGCTCGAAAGCGCAATCCCGATGCTACCGCCCTCGTTGCGTACCAGCGCGTAGATGCCCGCCGCGTTGCTGCTCTGGTCTGCCGGCAGGAAGCGGAACATGATCGTGCTGAGCGGCACCGTGGTCATGCCCAGGCCCATAATTTGCAGGACACGCGGCCAGATCAGGTTGGATTCGGCCATCTGCAGATTGCCCAGAGAAAGCCACCAGGTCCCCAGCGCGATCGTGACGATGCCTACGAAGATCATTCGCCGCGCATCCGTGCCCTTGCTCAATAGCCAACCGATCATCGGCACTTCGACCATCGTCACCAGGCCCGCCGGAGAGACCGCCAATCCGGCCGTGGTCGCGTCATACCCCATCAACTCCTGCATGTACTGGGGCATAAGGAATGTCGTGGCGTATAGCGCCGTGTAGAGTCCCAGCACGATCATGCAGCAGAACAGGAAGTTGCGTTCTTTCAGAAGCCGCAGGTTCACCACGGGATTCTTTACGTGCAGCTCCCACACGATGGCTCCGATGATGGAGAAGACAGCAATCGCCGCGCACCACGAGATAAACGTCGAGCCCAGCCAGTCCAGCTCCTGCCCGCGGTCGAGCACGATCTCCAGCGACGCCAGTCCCAGGCTCACCAAGGCCAGGCCGCCCATATCGATCTGCAGCTTCTTG encodes:
- a CDS encoding RNA polymerase sigma factor; the encoded protein is MTVPQESREAAFARIVAEHARFLYRVAYSLLRHPQDAEDAVQDALLKLYRGESWRGMEDERAFLARVVWRSALDRVRMRSVGVEDEDAELRLQDVRPSPESAAAESDEHALLHELIEDLPLELREPLLLTAMEELSSKEVGLMLGLPEGTVRTRLMRARAALREQFRERFEERSQAVAGTRRR
- a CDS encoding HAD-IIIC family phosphatase, giving the protein MQLNWLPLREDWDAQLRAAKILPPTDQAARIGELAGSRMEFSQVVRLDRTVQRLLACGDGELPGFERVRLAILGSATTAQLVPGIRVAGLRRRLNIEIYETPYGMYPQELVDTASGLHQFRPEVVLFAFDARHLAGLQCARTALETMQCCWRQAKESFACQVLQQTAMPVFPNLMGNNEERLPQSPAAILSCINESLRPAAAEAGVELLALDRLVAADGLAAWYDPGMWHHSKHEVHPTAAEMYGEQVARLVAAARGRSAKCLVLDLDNTLWGGVIGDDGLNGIVLGQGSGQGEAFVEFQQYAKGLSLRGVILAVCSKNDHANAVEPFESHPEMVLRSEDIVCFMANWEDKVTNLRSIAKQLNIGLDALVFVDDNPVERGFVRRELPMVAVPELPEDPAGYAAALAAAGYFEGLRTTDEDRARCKLYQANVEREQLRETVTDINSYLESLNMTLTAKPFDGMGLARITQLINKTNQFNLMTQRLTEAEVAERMDDPHYVTLQVRLTDRFGDNGIIAVLMARLCPSGEAMIETWLMSCRVLGRKVEEACLNVLAETCAAHGMKRLVGAYRPTEKNSMVRELYGSLGFKQVEADETGVMRWLLSLEGFQPKLVPIQVEWLQETLV
- a CDS encoding DHA2 family efflux MFS transporter permease subunit is translated as MTGGSTSVEELLELEPEALLDRDLWPHVAPEKAPEPRIFNPWIIALVVTMGTFMEVLDTSIANVALPHIAGSLSASQDESTWVLTSYLVANAIILPISGWISSVMGRKNFYLVSVVLFTVFSALCGLAPTLGMLVVFRVLQGLAGGGLQPSVQAILADAFPGEKRGMAMAVYTVAILCAPVLGPTLGGWITDNYSWRWIFYINIPVGILCAFFTRMVLVDPEHLTAKRLLQKGKKLQIDMGGLALVSLGLASLEIVLDRGQELDWLGSTFISWCAAIAVFSIIGAIVWELHVKNPVVNLRLLKERNFLFCCMIVLGLYTALYATTFLMPQYMQELMGYDATTAGLAVSPAGLVTMVEVPMIGWLLSKGTDARRMIFVGIVTIALGTWWLSLGNLQMAESNLIWPRVLQIMGLGMTTVPLSTIMFRFLPADQSSNAAGIYALVRNEGGSIGIALSSTFLQRAQQTHQTYLAANLTTSNTLAMQASHAMGAVQRGSASDQAYAGLALLYAQVHRQASLLAYMDQYRMFGYLLAAMLPLVFFLKRPPKIVGKIELEAH
- a CDS encoding prolyl oligopeptidase family serine peptidase, coding for MRERVRRSAVVLTAMLVLGSGARMLAQQGPSDSTDTDKYVWLEDVSSDRSMNWVKDENERTAKVLENDPHFAAYHEEALKLSQAPDRLPYPDLRGGDVYNFWRDAEHVNGIFRKTSLSDYLTLQPKWQTVIDYDALGKQDSVKWVSHGLDCLYPGDHYCLVGLSAGGEDADTMREFDLKTGKFVEGGFTLPHSKQSASWLDKDTLLIARDWGPGTMTKSGYPFVVKEWKRGTPLDTAKEVFRGQESDISAGAYTLHDTKGHSLTVFTRGVSFFESQSFVQTPQGLKQLSIPLKANLSGMIDGRVLLSINEDWTPAGQSKSFRQGSLLEMNLAEVVKDPAHLKPTVVFEPTAQEFLQGVDTTKTRLLLTTLNHVQGKAYIYTPTANGWTKKSLPVPENSTVGVITTNESDDTFFLSITGFLTPSSLWLGDAATTSLKLQKTEPARFDASKDVVEQLEATSKDGTKVPYFVVHRKDLKYDGSNATLLNAYGGFEVAETPSYSANIGKLWLENGGVFVLANIRGGGEFGPAWHEAGLKTHRQRIYDDFAAVGEDLIARKITSPKHLGIMGGSNGGLLMGVEMTQHPDLWNAVVIQVPLLDMLRFEQIAAGASWVGEYGSVSIPEQRTFLASISPYNQLKPDVKYPEPLIFTTTKDDRVGPQHARKFAAKMEEYHEPFFYDEIIEGGHAAGADLKEQAKTWALTYTYLTRKLMGE
- a CDS encoding energy transducer TonB, whose protein sequence is MSEVIAIQEFGEFDTLLQHVLRDRVTATAPGGLEQRLLARLAQQETARPFAFDERVVTQRSAASLWVAVGAHAAAILAIFTVVSQHMQTAQPKVKVMATLTVPPPLVAPKRVSIGGGGGQHDLAPVTQGHLPKLAQQQFLPPKAPPTAAPKLAVEPSVVVQPDLKMATNTMPNIGVPTSSLKGFSMGNGTGTGIGSGVGDGVGLGSGGNTGGGVMRVGGSVHAPLLIHEVDPQFSEEARKAKFSGNVVVYLIVDEQGDPSHVRVARGVGMGLDEKAVEAVREYRFKPAMQNGKPVRVEMNVEVNFQIF